In Vicingaceae bacterium, the genomic stretch CCATTTCAGAATTGATAAAAATTTCTGCTTCGGGCATATTGACCTTTTGGGGGCTTTATGGATTGATGTATCTTGCTTTTGATTTTAATATCATAGAATGTTTTTTCAACGGATTGCAAAACAATCAACATCAAATGACCGGCAATCCGTTTGACGATATTTTCCGTTATTTGTTGAGAAGCACCGGCAACTTGACAAGTTATATTCTCTCTACAGGTTTGGTGTCGGCGCCATTTTTTATTGCCCTGCCTTTTTTTAAAAGAATTGATTCTTCGCCATTGGTAAGATCGTTCAATCTGGCTACTTTTTCTACTCTTTTGGTGTTGAGTTTTTCGGGCTTGTACTTCATGGAGACAGAGAGAATATGGATTATGTTTACACCGATGATATCTATAATTGCCGCATATTCCGTTGAGAAATGCCGGCCTGAAAAAGTTGATTTGCTAATGTTTTTTATCCTTCAAATTGCAACATATCTCGTACTTGAATACTATCTGGATTTTTGTGGAGGATGTTTTGAATACCATTGATTGTTATGTAGTTTGAGTTGACGAACCTGATAAATGGATTTTTTCAAGATTTATGAAATTGGAGTAAATTTCAATAAAAATAAAATTTAACGCTGCTTTTAGTAGTTACTTATAATTTTCAAAAGAAAAATAGGGCTAATTGCAAAGTATTGTTTTTTTTTGCCAAAATTTTTAGAGAAAATGAACAAGCATATTTTTAAAATTCTGGCAGTATTCTTTGCAGTAGTAGTTGTTGCTTGTCAAAATGTAAAAGAGGAAGCCGGAACAGTAGAAAAAAATGGAGAGGACACATTGAAAAATCTACGACAAGAAAACCAAATTACCGATCAAGTCCATTATCCCGAAGAAAAACATTTGAAAAATATCAAACAACTGACATTTGGCGGTGATAATGCCGAAGCATATTTCAGTTTTGACGGTAAAAAAATTGTGTTTCAATCCACATTTCCTGCATGGAATGCCCATTGCGATCAGATATTTTATCAAGAATTGGCTACGTCCAGAATGGAAGAGATACCGCCTGTAAGAATCAGTACAGGTGACGGACGAACTACATGTGCCTATTTTTTGCCCGGAGATACATTGATCTTGTATGCCTCTACTCACCATTATCAAAAGCAATGTCCGGAGGTTCCGCCAAGATTGGTAGATGGTTCTTATGTGTGGCCGGTATATAAGGAGTACGATATTTTTGTGGCAGATTTGAAAGGAAATATTGTAAAACAACTGACCAACACAGAGGGATATGATGCAGAAGCAACCGTTTCGCCCAAAGGGGATAAAATTGTTTTTACTTCAATGCGTTCGGGAGACCTGGACCTTTGGGTAATGGATCTTGATGGAAAAAACTTGAAGCAACTCACACATGAACTTGGATACGACGGAGGTGCATTTTTCTCTCCGGATGGTGAGTGGATAGTGTTTAGGGCATCAAGACCAAAAGCACCTGAACAGATAAAAAAATATAAAGAACTTTTGTCAAAAGGACTTGTTTCGCCAACTGAAATGGAATTGTTTATATGCCGTGCCGACGGCAGTGAAATGAAACAAATCACCCATTTGGGAAAGGCCAATTGGGCACCATTTTTTCACCCATCCGGAAAGAAAATTGTTTTTTCGTCAAATCATCATTCTGACAAAGGGTTTCCTTTCAATTTATTTATGGTAAACTTAGATGGTACAGGTTTAGAACAAATCACATTTGACAAAACATTTGATTCTTTTCCAATGTTTTCTCCTGACGGCAAAAAATTTATATGGGCATCAAACAGAAACAACGGGGGAACAAGAAGTACGAACATCTTCATAGCCGATTGGGTCGATTAGTATAAAAGACGAGCGAACTGTAGATTTATTTCGAACCTTTCGGTTAATACAATTCATTGAAATACTAATGTCATAAATGATTAAGCAAATATTTTTTGAGAAATAAAATGAATATTATACTTTTGCACGCCTGAAAAAAATTAAAATTTAAATATATGGAAAATTTGATGTATTTGTTGCCTTTATTTGGAGCAATTGGTATTCTTTACATGATTTACCTGGCACGATGGGTATTGAGACAACCTGCCGGAAATGAAAAAATGCAAGAAATTGCCGGATATATCAAAGAAGGTGCTATGGCATTTTTAAATGCCGAATACAGGATTTTAATGATATTTGTGGTAATTGCCGGTTTGGGGCTTGGGTTGTTGTCTTCCGTTGTAGCCACCACACATTGGTTTATTGTCATTGCATTTGTCATTGGTGCATTCTTTTCTGCTCTTGCCGGAAACATTGGCATGCGAATAGCCACTTCTGCCAATGTGAGAACTACTGAAGCCGCAAAAAGTTCCTTATCCAAAGCATTTAAAGTATCGTTTTCCGGAGGAACGGTGATGGGACTTGGAGTGGCAGGTACTGCAGTGTTTGGATTAAGTTTACTGTTTGCCATTTTGGCTACTATTTTTTTAAAAGGAGAACAAGATTTTTATACTGAAATGACCATCGTGCTTGAAACATTGGCCGGATTTTCATTAGGGGCCGAATCAATCGCTTTATTTGCCCGTGTGGGAGGTGGAATTTATACCAAAGCTGCCGATGTAGGGGCCGACCTTGTGGGAAAAGTAGAAGCAGGTATTCCGGAAGATGATCCGCGCAATCCGGCTACCATTGCAGACAATGTAGGGGACAATGTGGGCGATGTTGCCGGTATGGGGGCCGACTTGTTTGGTTCGTATGTGGCAACAGTGTTGGCGGCTATGGTTTTGGGAAATTATATCATCAAAGATATTCGGGAAATTACCGGTACTTATAGCGATGCTTTCGGAAACATGGGACCCATTTTGTTGCCTGTGTTGATAGCCGGTATAGGTTTGATTTTTTCGATTGTCGGAACATTCTTGGTGAAGATAAATGATGATCAGGCAAAAGAAGATGCCGTTCAAGGGGCTTTAAACAGAGGAAACTGGACGGCTATCTTTTTAACAGCCGTTGCATCGTTATTTGTGATTCGTTGGATGTTGCCCGAAACTTTTCCCATCAAATTGTTTGGCGAAGGTGTTGTTGAAATTTCTGCCATGAGAGTTTATTACGCCGTATTGGTTGGATTATTGGTAGGAGGGTTGATTTCTTATTTTACGGAATTTTATACGGGTTTAGGAAAAAAACCGGTGATTGAGATTGTGAAAAAATCTTCTACCGGAGCTGCCACCAATATAATTGCCGGGTTGGCAACAGGAATGTTATCTACATTCGCGCCGGTTATTTTATTTGCCGGAGCCATTTGGGGCGCCTATACCTTGGCCGGTTTTTATGGTGTTGCTATTGCTGCAGCAGCCATGATGGCTACCACGGCCATGCAATTAGCCATTGATGCATTTGGACCTATTGCCGATAATGCCGGCGGTATTGCCGAAATGAGTGAATTGCCCAAAGAAGTCAGAACCAAAACTGATATCCTGGATTCGGTCGGAAATACAACCGCTGCCATAGGAAAAGGTTTTGCCATTGCTTCGGCTGCTTTAACCGCCCTGGCTTTATTTGCCGCATATGTTACTTTTACCGGGATAGACGGAATTAATATTTTCAAAGCAAAAGTGTTGGCTGCATTATTTATTGGAGCCATGGTGCCGGTGGTGTTTTCTGCCCTTGCCATGAATTCTGTTGGTAAAGCAGCAATGGATATGGTAAAAGAAGTTCGTCGCCAGTTCCGTGAAATTGCCGGTATTATGGAAGGTAAAGCCAAGCCCGAATACGGTAAATGTGTTGAAATTTCGACCAGGGCTGCACTTAGAGAGATGATGTTGCCGGGAAGCATGGCCATTATCATGCCTATAATCATTGGATTTACTATGGGGGCTGAAGCGTTGGGAAGTTATATGGCAGGAGTGACGGTTTCCGGTGTTTTGTGGGCAATTTTCCAAAACAATGCCGGTGGCGCATGGGATAATGCTAAAAAATCATTTGAAGCAGGTGTTGAAATAGATGGGGAAGTTTATTACAAAGGATCAGATCCGCATAAAGCTGCGGTGGTGGGAGATACAGTGGGCGATCCATTTAAAGACACATCGGGACCCTCTATGAATATCTTGATTAAATTAACATGCTTGGTAGGCCTTGTCATCGCTCCAATCCTGGGTGGACATACACACAAAAAAGTGGAAAAAATCGAGGAAATCAAAGAAATAATTATTGAAGAAGAACCGGTTTCAATCCACATGCAAACCAATGGTCAGAAAAATTCATGATCATAAATTATATTTAATTAAATTTGTCAACGCTGTATTGATTACAATACAGCGTTTTTTTTAAAATTAAAGCAGGATGAAATATTACGAAAATATTCTACAGACCATCGGAAATACGCCTTTGGTTAAAATCAATAAGATTACCAAAGATTTACCTTGTCTGGTTTTGGCTAAAGTCGAAACATTCAATCCGGGAAACTCCATCAAAGACCGCATGGCATTGAAAATGATCGAAGATGCTGAAAAAAGTGGAAAATTAAAACCTGGAGGAGTTATTATAGAGGGCACAAGTGGAAATACAGGAATGGGACTTGCCATTGCTGCAGCGATAAAAGGTTATAAATGTATATTTACTACAACTGACAAACAATCAAAAGAGAAAATTGATGCACTCAAAGCACTTGGTGCTGAAGTGATAGTGTGTCCCACGGATGTAGATCCTGAGGACCCAAGGTCGTATTATTCTGTTTCATCTCGGTTGGAAAAAGAAATTCCTAATGCATGGAAGGCCAATCAATATGATAATCCAAGTAATGCACAAGCTCATTATGAATCGACCGGACCGGAAATTTGGGAACAAACCGATGGAAAAATTACTCATTTGGTTGTAGGTGTTGGAACAGGAGGAACAATTACCGGTACGGGAAGATTTCTCAAAGAAAAAAATCCGTCTATACAAGTGTTAGGCATTGATACATACGGTTCTGTTTTTAAAAAATATCACGAAACCGGAATTTTTGATAAAAATGAAATTTATCCATATATAACAGAAGGTATAGGAGAAGATTTTTTACCAAAAAATGTCGATTTTGGCATAATAGATCATTTTGAGAAAGTGACAGACAAGGATGCCGCGATTATGACCCGGAGAATAGCCCGTGAAGAAGGGATTTTTGTGGGAAACTCGGCCGGTGCGGCCATGGCCGGCCTCCTTCAGATGAAAGACAGGTTTAAACCGGGTGATGTGGTGGTGGTTATTTTCCACGATCATGGTTCACGTTATTTGGGAAAAATGTTTAATGATGATTGGATGCGGGAAAGGGGATTTCTGGATGAAGAAAAACCTAAAGCCATAGACATAGTCAACAAACATAAACATTTGCCACTTATCACCGTTGATGAAAATGCAACGATGAATGATGCTGTGGAAAAATTTGTCAGATTTAACATTTCTCAATTGCCGGTGGTCAATCAAGGGAAGATTGTGGGATCTTTGAGCGATAATTTTGTATACAACCTTTTGATCAAAAACCCCGATATACGCTCTGCAAGAGTGGGAGATTTTATGCAACCTCCATTTCCTATTGTCGACAAAGATACCAGGCTCGATCAAATCATGTCTAAGATCAATAAGGATAATAGAGCAGTGTTGGTGAAAATAAATGAAAATGAATACCACATTATCACCCTGCATGATTTGATTGAGAGATGTTGGTAGTAATTATGGACGTTGGCTAAATATTATCTTGCATAATGCATACCATTTCGATGAAAAATCTCCTGTTACGTAAAATATTGTTTTTGTTATGTGCCATTTTGATGGTGACTTCATCAAATGGACAAAAAATCGGATTGGTGTTGAGTGGGGGAGGCGCAAGTGCCACAGCGCACATTGGAGTGATCAAAGCATTGGAAGAAAACAACATTCCCATTCATTATATTACCGGCACTTCTATGGGTGCGTTGATTGGCGCTATGTATGCTGCAGGGTATTCCCCTGAGGAAATGGAAAGGTTGTTTACAACTGATAGTTTTTATTATTGGGCAACTGGTAAGGCAGAAGAATTGTATTCGTATTTTTTTTACAAAAACGACGATGATGCGTCCATTGTTACATTGAAAATTTCTCCGGATTCAAATTTTCAAACCAGTCTGCCAACAAGTTTAATCAATTCATTCCCTATTGATTTTGCCTTGATGAAGTTTCTTGCTCCGGCTATAGCTGCAGCAGGGTATAATTTTGACAGTTTGATGATTCCCTTCAGGTGTGTTGCTGCTGATATTGTTGCCAAGAAACCCGTAATTTTTAGAAAAGGGTATCTGCCTACAGCCGTCAGGGCCTCCATGACATATCCTTTTTATTTGAGGCCGCTTAAAGTGAATGATATGTTACTTTATGACGGAGGCATATACAACAACTTTCCTGCAGATGTGATGTATGAAGATTTTCTGCCTGAT encodes the following:
- a CDS encoding sodium-translocating pyrophosphatase yields the protein MENLMYLLPLFGAIGILYMIYLARWVLRQPAGNEKMQEIAGYIKEGAMAFLNAEYRILMIFVVIAGLGLGLLSSVVATTHWFIVIAFVIGAFFSALAGNIGMRIATSANVRTTEAAKSSLSKAFKVSFSGGTVMGLGVAGTAVFGLSLLFAILATIFLKGEQDFYTEMTIVLETLAGFSLGAESIALFARVGGGIYTKAADVGADLVGKVEAGIPEDDPRNPATIADNVGDNVGDVAGMGADLFGSYVATVLAAMVLGNYIIKDIREITGTYSDAFGNMGPILLPVLIAGIGLIFSIVGTFLVKINDDQAKEDAVQGALNRGNWTAIFLTAVASLFVIRWMLPETFPIKLFGEGVVEISAMRVYYAVLVGLLVGGLISYFTEFYTGLGKKPVIEIVKKSSTGAATNIIAGLATGMLSTFAPVILFAGAIWGAYTLAGFYGVAIAAAAMMATTAMQLAIDAFGPIADNAGGIAEMSELPKEVRTKTDILDSVGNTTAAIGKGFAIASAALTALALFAAYVTFTGIDGINIFKAKVLAALFIGAMVPVVFSALAMNSVGKAAMDMVKEVRRQFREIAGIMEGKAKPEYGKCVEISTRAALREMMLPGSMAIIMPIIIGFTMGAEALGSYMAGVTVSGVLWAIFQNNAGGAWDNAKKSFEAGVEIDGEVYYKGSDPHKAAVVGDTVGDPFKDTSGPSMNILIKLTCLVGLVIAPILGGHTHKKVEKIEEIKEIIIEEEPVSIHMQTNGQKNS
- a CDS encoding cystathionine beta-synthase gives rise to the protein MKYYENILQTIGNTPLVKINKITKDLPCLVLAKVETFNPGNSIKDRMALKMIEDAEKSGKLKPGGVIIEGTSGNTGMGLAIAAAIKGYKCIFTTTDKQSKEKIDALKALGAEVIVCPTDVDPEDPRSYYSVSSRLEKEIPNAWKANQYDNPSNAQAHYESTGPEIWEQTDGKITHLVVGVGTGGTITGTGRFLKEKNPSIQVLGIDTYGSVFKKYHETGIFDKNEIYPYITEGIGEDFLPKNVDFGIIDHFEKVTDKDAAIMTRRIAREEGIFVGNSAGAAMAGLLQMKDRFKPGDVVVVIFHDHGSRYLGKMFNDDWMRERGFLDEEKPKAIDIVNKHKHLPLITVDENATMNDAVEKFVRFNISQLPVVNQGKIVGSLSDNFVYNLLIKNPDIRSARVGDFMQPPFPIVDKDTRLDQIMSKINKDNRAVLVKINENEYHIITLHDLIERCW